A window of Candidatus Thermoplasmatota archaeon genomic DNA:
CCGCGGCCCGATAGCGCCGTAGGCACAAACACCTTCGCACTCGAAACAACCGTTGCATGACGATTCGTCCACGATGCCAATGGTCGGTTCCCGGCTGAGGCGCTTGTGGGAGATCAGCCCCAGTGCCTTGCTGGCCGCAGCGCCAGCTTGAGCGACGCTCTCGG
This region includes:
- a CDS encoding 4Fe-4S dicluster domain-containing protein, which encodes ESVAQAGAAASKALGLISHKRLSREPTIGIVDESSCNGCFECEGVCAYGAIGPRELTDNKGNPIATVAFINEGLCQGCGVCAATCRSKSIEVQGYRDDQLFAAINAIHG